AATTTCGATTATCAATAAATTGTACACCATATGGTGATCCTGGATAATCAAAATAGCCATTACGCGTTAAAACAACCTTACGAATTGGCATGTCAATATTGTCCTGCTTAAATAATTGCGTTAATACAGACTCCATGCGACTTAAATTAATCGTTGGATTCAGGACTTTGGAATCCTTTGTTCCCACCTTTTTAATCCAGAATCGATCACTGCCTCCTACATAAACTGCCTGATTCTCCGCTTCTAATACTGTAATACAAATACATTCTGTCGGTGACATCAGTACAACATCAAGTTCTATAGGTGCTTTTCTGATTTGTAAAATTGGGTAATAAAAAAGTAAATAGTTATCAGGTAATTGTTGCAAAAAATTACGTAGCAAAGAATCACGCATAAAACGAGGGTCGACATATGATTTTTCACGTAATGTTGAGCTCGCCCATTTCATCTGAAAATGGAAAAATTGATCGATAAACATTCGTTTTAGTTCATGGATAGACTGTGGTGCATAAACAATTTGCGGTTCAAATGTTAATGTTGTCTCTTCTTCAGGAATACTGTCCTCATCACTGACTAATTCATTTGAAATTTCGAGTTGTTCAATATCTTCTTTTTCTTCTTTCTGACGCCCAGCAAATAATTTTTTTAATATAGAAAAACGCTCTTTTTCCTCAAAGGGTTCTTGTTCAGCAACAGAATCAGTATGTTGCCATTCAGTTATATCTTCTCCAAGCTCCCACTGTCGTTTGACACGCTCCCACTGGCTTTTCTTTAAACGTACAAATTGTGTAGGATATCTTGCTAAATCAATTTGATAACGTGAAATATAGTCCTGTAATTTCACTAATTGTGCCATTTTACGGTCACTCCATTCTTACTTACCCTCTATGTAATTAACCTATTCTTTTATGAATGTAGGAAGTTATCGCTTCGCCTTTATTACATCGACATTTGCTTTCCAAATATAAATCCCTATAAAAGATTAATCTATCTTATTTATTTTACATGACGGTTCAGAAGAAAACATCCATAATTTTCTCTGTAAAGTAAACTTCAATTAGCAAATGATTACTTTTCCACCCCTTATTCATTTTACGAGAAATCAATTTCATCCCATCGTAATTACGTCCAGATTTTTTTGAGCTTACTCGAAAAGCTCAATGCCAAAATCTGTGACATACGCTAAGGGCCTGATTTAGGCATTTATACATCCGTTAAATAGGAAAAAAAAACGCCTTCATCTCGCCCTCTATAGAGATGGAAGTATTTTGCTGAATCAAGATAAAAGAACTACCCTAATTGCTTGGTATAAACCAAAATCAGGGTAGTTCTCTCGAAATATTTACTTAGCATTAATTGAAAGTGGTAATTTAGCCTCAAAAGCTTGCTGTAATTTACGAGTCCATTCACCCGGAACTCCAGCACCAATTTGCTTGCCATCCACATCAATAACAGGGGTAACTTCAGAAGATACTGATGATACAATGATTTCATCCATTGTTAATAAATCTGCCTTCGTCATCGGCTCCTCAATCACTGGTAAATTAATTTCCTCAGCGCATTTTAAAATCACTTGGCGAGTAATACCGTTTAAAATAAAGTTATTTGCTGGGTGTGTGTAAAGCTTACCATCTTTAATACCATAAACATTTGCAGATGAACATTCTGTAACAATATCTCCACGATGTAAAATAGCTTCATAGCAGCCTTTTTCAGATGCTTCCTGTTTTGCTAATACTGCACCAAGTAAATTTAATGATTTGATATCACAACGTAACCAACGAATGTCCTCAACAAAAGTCGCCTTCACACCTTTTTCAAAATTTTCATAGGAGCGCTCACCAACTTTTACATTACCTGTTAATACGGCAGGAACACTTGCATCTGGGAAAATATGATTACGAGAAATTGCACCACGTGTGATTTGGAAGTAAACATGACCTGTATCTAAATTATTTTTTTCAATAAGTTCATGTAATAATTTGTGTAAAACGTCTTTTGTATAAGGAATGACTAGACGAATTTTTTCGGCACTCGCGTAGAAACGATCAATATGTTCTTGTGCTGTGAACATGTTTCCGTTATAAACTTTGATTACTTCATAAATTCCGTCACCAAATTGGTAACCTCTATCTTCAGGTGATACTGCAATAGATCCTTCTTCAACGATTTGATCATTCCATAATGAATATGCCATGTTTCGCTCATCCTTTTCATATTTGAATTATTTTTTTCCTGCAAGTTCAACAATTGCTTCAGCATAAATAGCTGCTGCTCTGACTAGGTTATCAACGACAACAAACTCATCCGCTCTGTGCGCTACATCAGGTTCACCAGGGAATAACATACCAAATGCTACTCCCTTTTTCATCACACGTGCATACGTACCGCCACCTGTAGAAAGTAGTGGTGTTTCGTAATCACCTGTCTGACGTCTATAGATTTCGGTTAATGTTTGAATGAATGGATCATTTTCACTTACATAGTGAGGTTTCGAGTTATCCTGAATATCTAATGAAAATCCCTTCGTCACAGTGAAGCGTTGTGCAGCCGTAATTTTTTTATCAAATGGATATGTGACAGCGTAACGCATACTGATTACCAAACTGCCGCCTTTAGCCACATCATAGCTAACAATGCCCGGATTTAATGTCGTTTTCCCGGACATTTCATCCTCAAATTGTAAATTTAAGTGATGACCATAATGATCTTGATAAAAAGCATCTGCAATAAAGCCGACAAATTGCATACTTGCCTCTGTCGTCAATTCTTGTTGTAAAAATGCTGCAAGATAAACAGCTGCATTGACACCTTTTTCTGGCTCCATTGCATGGGCTGCTTTACCTTTGATAGTTATTATATAGCGAGAGCCCTCCATTAATAAAGTGCCTTCTAGCTGATTTTTACTTAAAAATGTTTGAAAATTCTGTTCGAACTGTTGAGAAACAAACTGAACCTTTGCTTCTGCAAAATCAGGTACCATATTTGGGCGTTTTCCAGCATTAAATAGTAGTAGCTGTTCTTTCGTTTCATCACCTATTTTATTTTGAGAGAACACAAGCTCTGCAATGCCCTTTTCAGCATTAATGAGCGGGAAATCCGCATCTGGTGCAAAGCCAATTGTCGGCATTTCCTCTTGTTTAAAGTAGTGGTCGACACAGCGGAAGCCTGTTTCTTCATCCGTACCGATAATCATACGTACTCTTTTACTAAGTTGAATGCCTGCATCTTTAATAAGTTTCATAGCCATCCATGCAGCTACGGTTGGACCTTTATCATCAATTGCACCGCGAGCATATAATTTTCCATCTGCAATGGTGCCGCTAAATGGTGGGTATGTCCAATCAGCTTCATCACCAATAGGAACAACATCAACATGACATAAAATTCCTAACAAATCCTCCCCGGCACCCATTTCAATATGTCCAGCGTAATTATCAACATTTTTCGTTAATAGCCCTTCAGTCTTACCTTTATCTAGCAACCATTCAAGCGCTTTAAGTGGACCATCACCAAATGGTACTTCAGAAGTGATTGTATCCTCATCAAGAACACTATTAATTTGCACGAGCTCCTGTAAATCTTGTATTAATTCATCTTGCCTTTCTTTTGCGGCTTGTAACCAATCCATATGATATACCTCCTCCAAATTATCAAATACGCCCCAGCTAATTGCGTCTGGATTTTTCGAGCACGCTTGAAAGCTCCTCTTTAAAATCCGTTAACATCCGCCGGGGGCTTTAGCCAACATGATGTTGTTTACTCAGCCGTTTTCACAGGATGTAGATCTTAAGCCTGAGTTCCTATATTTTTGCGAGCGTTTATATGCTCGCTTATTAGGAAAGAAACGCATTTATCCTGCCACCTCTAAAGGTGAGTGCATTCTGTACCTGACGCTGCACTTTCGTACAGTAAAGTTCTGCTAAATCAAGATAAACATATTCTACACTTTACAACATATAAAACAATCATCTTCCTGACAAGTATTTTCAGTATCAACTATTAAGACTACCACATATAGCATGTTTTTCACGTATTCCCACAAAATACAGTATAAATTTTTTGTTTTTATTGTAAATTTCTCTTGCATTCACTAGAAAATCAACTAGTTTTTCTATATAATAAAGTTATCAGAATAATTGTTCTGAATATAAAAATAGAAAAGGGGATGTCTAAGGCAGCTACTTATCAGCCTAAGTGCACTCCGCACATATTGTCGTCCGCTAGTCTTTGCCAAGAGAATTAAGATGAAGGAGTGGTTCATTTAATGAAACCAACTACTGATCGAATGCTTAATCGTATTAAAGACGTGTACATGTTTATTTTAGACAAAGGAACCGTGTCTACACAGGATTTAGTCGAAGAGTTTAGTATCACTCCTCGCACCGTTCAAAGAGATTTGAACGTGTTAGCCTTTAACGATTTGGTAATGAGTCCAAGTCGAGGCAAATGGACAACGACGAAGAAAAAAGTAAAATTGACGTCTTAGTTTTACGTTGAGTACGTAAAGCATTGAGTATGGAAAAAGAATGACCTTTCGTCGGGGTCATTCTTTTTTGTCCATCATTTTTTAGTCAATTGAAAACTCCTCTTTTTACTGAAATATTAAAAAGAGGGGAATTAAAGCCCATTACACTCAACTATCTGAAAACGAAGCACTCCCTTTTCACTTACGTTTCTCACCATTGATCCTCACCTTCATTATTTTGACTATTTACAGTTCCTTAACAATCCGTTAAACTCGAAACATTCTACATGTTGAGAGGAGGATTTAATATGAAATTGTCTAAGATGTTTCATCCATTAGTTTGGATTATACTCGGCGGGACGATTTTTACACGTATTGCAAGCTTTATGGCAATGCCCTTTTTAGCTATCTATTTACATAATGAAATCGAAGCCTCCCCTTTACAAATCGGGTTAACGATTGGTATTGCTCCACTTATCTCTACTGTTGGGGGATTTTTTGGTGGTTACTTAACTGATCGTTTCGGTAGGAAAAGTGTCATTCTGCTGACGATTTTCATTTGGAGTCTTGTGTTCTTTGGCTTTGCAACAGCTCATGCAGTATGGTTTTTTGTATTATTCAATGCTCTGAATGGACTTTGTCGTTCTTTCTTCGAACCTTCAACACAAGCATTAATGATTGATTTTACACCTGCAGATAAACGAAAAAGATTATTTTCGCTTCGCTATACAGCAATTAATATAGCAGCAGTTATTGGTCCAATCATCGGTGTTTATATTGCTCAATTGTCTAGCCCAAGTATTCCATTTATGCTTACAGGAATTATGTATATTGTTTATGCTGTATTTTTATTTTTCGTACTGAATCGTTACGAAATGCAACAGCCAAAAGCTACAACACAAACAAAAATACTACAAACCTTTTCTTTATTATTAACGAATCGTGTACTACTAAGCTTTATTTTTGGTGCTATTTTAATCAATATTGGCTATTCTCAATTCGATTCAACATTGCCACAAGTAATTGAGCTTAAAATTGAGGATGGTACCAAACTCTATTCGTTACTCATCTCTCTAAATGCAGCAGTTGTTTTATTACTACAATTACCAATTAGTATTGTATCAGAACGTTTTTCATCCACCACTACTCTTTTAGTAGGCATTCTATTCTTTGCAATCGGACTATTATTGTTCGGCTTCTCCAATAACTATACGCTTTATATTATCGCAATGATTATCTTTACGATTGGTGAAATTTTTGCCTTCCCAACGATGAATGTCATGATTGATGAGATTGCACCTGATACACAAAAGGGAACTTATTTAGGGGCAGCACAATTCAAAAATTTAGGCGGCTTTCTTGGACCAATTATCGGTGGCTGGCTGTTAACGCATTATATCGACGCATTGTTTGTAGTAATTGCTGCTCTTGTATTATGTAGTTGCCTCTTCTATAAATCTAAGCTGAAGCCACATGCATAAATAATGCTCCATAGCTTGATTTTAAAAGCTCTGGAGCACTTTTTATATTATTAAACATTAGTGTAACTCTCTTCAATTTCTTCAAAGTTCGTGTATTGATCTTTGCCAGCATTTTTTGACTGATACAATGCCTTGTCCGCACGCTCAAACAAGCTTCTTTCTGACTCATCTAGATGATGACAAATGGCGCCTCCCATACTGACAGAGATGACAGACCATTGATCAATATTGACATTGTCTACATGCTTATAGTGACGAAATTTGCCCAATATTGAATTAGCTAACTGCCACATACTTTCCGACTTTGCGTCATACAAAACAATCGCAAATTCATCTCCACCAAACCTCACAACAAAGCCATCATTTCCAACCTCTTGTTTTAAAATCCTCGCAGTATCAATCAGAATTTTATCGCCAGCACCATGTCCAAACTGATCGTTCACTTGCTTGAAATTATCCAAATCTATCAATAATAAACCTGGCTGATTTGTCTTGCGTTTTCTTAATAGATTGTCCATTTTTCTAATATAAGTAGCTCGATTAAAGACATTTGTTAGCGGATCATATGTTGCGAGATGAATAGTTTTAGAAAGGATTTTGTTAATGACGATAAGCATAATGAAAGAAGTTCCTAACGCTATACAAAGCAATAGCCAAAACTGTTTTGTATTTTTAGATAGTGCCTCTAATTCTGTATAATTTCCGTATTTTACATATATAATCCTTTTCGTAGATTCACCACGAATTGTTTCAGCTTCATATGGTAAAAAACGATACTTTTCAATATAGCCATTTGAATATTTCTTTTGAAATTCCGTTGGTTTCATCGATTGTTTAGCTAGCTCATAATGTTCTTGAAATATGGCTGGTTGATCCTTCACTGTAATTTTAGCAGGATTTGAATCATCAAAATAAACTCCCCCCGCATTTATTGTTTGCACTTCTAATAAATCTGTATATTTATCAACTAAATAGTCAGCGGTCTTCCCAAAATTAAAGGTTTGAAAGACAGGATCATTGAGTAAATCAATGCCTAGCTCTAACAAATATTTCTTATCAGGTGTCCCTAAATACCCAAACTTCCGATATCCTCCAGTAGTCGTCGAGATATCTATACCATCATTATAATATTTTCCACTCGTTCGACGTTCATCTAGTAAGGTAGAAAAACGCTTACAGCATAAGGAAAAATTTAGCCCTTTATCTTTTTCAAAAGTTGTATAAATAACCGTATTGGATTGATCTATTATGTATACATCCATACCGTACTCGTTTTTTATTTTCTGTAAATCCCAAGTTGCAACCTTTGGATTTTCTTCATAATATGTAACAAGCTTTCGGAGTGCTTGCTCCATCTTATCTGAGAGATTTTGATCAAAATAAAAATGCGCATTATCTACAGTTTGCATATCAGTTAAAATATGATTTTCAATTAACGCCCTATTCATGGCTTCTTGTTGTTCGATATCTGCCACTAGTATTTGTCTGTTTACATACGAAATCACAGCAACCAATATTAGGGCGAAGGCAATTAAAGATATTAATAATTTAATTCTTAGGTTTTTCATGCACTTGTCCTCTATTATTTTTCCAAAATCATTTTCTGAAGTTTTTTTGAAATTAGTACTAAAGACTAGATAACAATTTATTAAAAGTTACATTATATTATACAGTTACTAGTTTATGAATGTATATAAAAATACCTCAATACTAATTTTTATTAGCATCGAGGTATCTATTAATCCCTATTTTGTAAGGCTGTTAGTTCTTTTGTAGTTAATTCTCTATATTCCCCTAAAGCTAAATTGTCATCAAGTTTAAGGCTTCCCATTGATAAACGCTTTAAATAGGTAACACGCTTACCAACAGACTCAAACATACGCTTCACCTGATGAAACTTACCTTCTTGAATGGTTAGCTCGATTTCTGATTGAAGGTCAGATTTTAAGATAATGAGCTCGCCTGGTTTTGTCACATAACCGTCGTCCAGCTCTACGCCCTGTGCAAATTTTTTGCAGTCTTCCTCTGTCACAAGTCCTTCTATTTGCGCATAGTAAACTTTAGGCACATGCTTTTTGGGAGATAATAAATTATGTGCTAGCTGACCGTCATTCGTTAACAGCAGCAATCCTTCTGTATCTTTATCTAAGCGCCCAACTGGAAAAGGCTGAAAATGTTGATGTAAGGGCTCTAACAAATCAATGACCGTCTCATCTCGTACATCCTCTGTTGCAGAAATAACGCCAGGAGGTTTATTCATCATAAAGTATACAAATTCTGTGTAAACAACACGTTCACCAAAAACGGAAACATCTTGTTTTTCAGGGTCTACATGCAATGCTGCATCCTTTACATATGCACCATCCACAGTTACTGCCTTTTGCTTAAGAAGCTGCTTCACTTCCTTGCGTGACCCATACCCCATATTTGCTAGTAGTTTATCTAAACGCATAAATCCTCCTATTTAAATCCAAGTTTGTTCGTAATTTTTGTCAGTCGTTCACCGAGTAATTTTTGAGCTAAGCCTAGACGTAAAGATAAATAACCATATACCCCAACACCTACGCCAGCACAAATAACTGAGTAAACAAAAGCAGAGAATTTTCCATCCACTGGCCCCATCACAAAGCCTAGCAGCTTATGCACAATCAATACACTGATTACCATTGCTAGAGTCAAAAGAGAGATAAGCATGACACGGCGAAGAACCATCTCAGATTTGTAATTCAGTGCTTTTCTTAGTACTAGCATATTAATAATAATTGAAACCCCGTAGCCAATTGCTGTGGCAAGAATGGCTCCATCAGCCTCAATCCATCGAATTAAAGGTATGTTGATTGCTAGCTTGACAAAAATCCCCGATAATAGGCTGAAGACAATCCATTTTTGGAAGTCAATCCCCTGTAATAAAGCTGCTGTTACCTGGAACAATGCAAATAAAATAGCAACAGGCGCATAGTGAGCTAAAATGGTTGCTCCCATTTCACTTTCAGAATAGAGCATAAAGTATATTTCATTCGCTAACAATGAAATCCCTACTACAGCAGGCAATGTAATAAAAATTAATATTTGATAGGTTTTATCCATTGCATGTCGCAGTGATAAATATTCACCCTGTGTAAAATACTTAGTAATCGTCGGTACTAGCGCCATCGAAAAACCTGTAGCTAGCATAACCGGAATAATTACAACTTTATGCGTGGTGAAATTAATCATTGATAAATATTTATCGGTTACTTCTGCTAAGCCTATGGATGTCATTGCACCGTTAAACGTTAACATGTCCACTAGCTGGAATAATGGATTGGCAACACCTACGAATACCATTGGAATGGAATACGTAATAACTTCTTTATAAATATTGGACATTGGCAGTTGAGTAGATGTAACACTTTGACTGCGCAATAAATTAAATTCAGGTTGGTATTTTTTCCAATAATAATAGAGTACCATCAACCCGCCAATAGCCCCGATAAAGGCCGCGAATACGGCAAAGGAAACGGCTGTTTGTGGTTTGCCATTAAAGACAACTACTACTAGGAATGATCCACCTAATAACACAACAATACGAACAATTTGTTCAACTAATTGCGAAACTGCTGTAGGTTCCATTTTGTCATAACCTTGGAAAAATCCACGCCAAAGACTCATAAATGGGACAACAATTAAAGCAAAGCTAACCCAACGAATCACGGAAGCAATTTGCTCGACTGTAAAAGCCTGCTCATCACTTTTTATGACAAGCCCCGCTATAGGTGTAGCTAATATAAAAAGGGCAATAAATGCGGCTAGACCAGTTATCAACATAATCAGTATGCCTGATTTCATAAGCTTGCGGCCTGATTGATAATCACCAAGTGCATTATATTTAGAAACAAACTTAGATACAGCAATTGGCGCACCAGAGATGGCTACTGCTAGCATAATCGAATAGGGAATATACGCATATTGATAGAGCGCAATATTTTCCTCGCCCACAATTGCATAAAACGGAAAAATATAAATTAATCCGAGTACCTTCGATAAAAACATCCCCATTGTTAATATCGCAGTACCTTTCATTAAATTGGACATTGTACCCATCCATTCATCATAAAATCAATAATTTCATCGTAACACATAGAATTAGTATTGGAAAATATTCACTATAATCAGATTTTTCGGTATCTGAGCGAGTTTTTTAACTGATAACTGCGGTTTTACTCGTTACCTGAGCAGTTCTAGCTGACAACGGAGCAGGTTTACTTGGTACCCGAGCAGTTTTCACAGACAACGGAGCGGGTTTACTTGGTACCCGAGCAGTTCTGACTGACAACGGAGCGGATTTACACGGTACCCGAGCAGTTTTCACCGACAACGGAGCGGGTTTACTTGGTACCCGAGCAGTTCTGACTGACAACAGAGCGGATTTACACGGTACCCGAGCAGTTTTCACCGACAACGGAGCGAGTTTTCACGGGACCCGAGCATTTCTGACTGGCAACGGAGCAATTTTATACAATACCCGAGCAATTCTAGCAGTCAACGGAGCAGATTTACTCGTCACAAAAATTTTAACTGCTTTTGCCACATGCAAACGCTGCCAAAGATAATTGTAAACATAATATCAATTACGCCCCAGCGCAATTGCATAAACCACTTGTAATCTTAACATATTTATAGGTAAACAGACGCATTATTCTATCAAAAAGTTCTAGCTTTAGGCTAATCCATCAAAAAGACAGTAAATTTATTTTTATTTTGATAATAAAATGCTCAAAATAATCGGCGGAGATTAAAAAACCTCCACCGACTCATAAGCTATTTCATGTCTATAAAAAATTGTTTATACCATACTAAGAATACATAGGTAGTCCAAATATAACGCCCACGATTTGCCTTACCTTCATAATGCTCATCGAGATAGCCTACTAATTGCTTTGTATCAAAGAATTTATTGGCAAAATCTGTTGTGAACATTTCTTTTACCATGTTGTAGTATTTCTCTTCACGTAGCCAATGGCGGATTGGTACTGGGAAGCCTAGCTTTGGACGTTTTGCCCATTCTTCTGGTAATTCCTGATGAGCTGCTTGACGAAGCACATATTTCGTATCAATGTCGTTGACACGATATCTTGATGGAATGTTTTTCGCTAATTCCATTACTTCTTTATCTAAAAATGGTACACGTAATTCAATTGAATGCGCCATACTCATTTTATCCGCTTTTAATAAAATATCGCCAGGCATCCATAGATTTAAATCTAAGTACTGCATCTTTGTCACATCATCATCGCCAGGTACTTCATCATAGATACGCTTTGTAATGGACTTAACAGATGGACCATTTTTATAGTCTGGTTTTAATACATTCAGTGCATCTTCTTCATCCCAGACAACCGCTTCACCTATAAAGCGTTCTTCGACTGATTGACCACCTTTTATAAGGAAGTTTGTGTATTGATTTTTAGGTAATGCCTCTGCAATACCTCGTAATGCCTTACGAATACCAAAAGGAATTTTTTCGTATTGTTGCATTTTACCTGAGTTTTGATACCATGAGTAGCCACCAAAAATTTCATCCGCTCCTTCACCTGAAAGGACAACTGTTACGTCCTTCGAAGCTAGCTCAGAAAGGAAATAAAGTGGAACAGAAGATGGATTAGATTGTGGCTCGTCCATATGCCATTGAATTTTTGGTAAAGCCTCAAAGCATTCATCAGCTGATATATATTTACGCTCATTTTGAATGTTTAATGTATCTGATAAATCTTTTGCTAAGTTTGTTTCATTAAACATATCTTCATAGTCAGAAAAACCAACAGAGAAGGACTTATCAGGCCGCAGTAATGCCGTAATATAACTTGAATCAATTCCTCCTGATAGGAATGAACCAACCTTTACATCGCTGATTTGATGTGCTTCTACTGATTCTCTTACTGTAGAACGAATGTCCTCTACATATTTTTCAATTGGTGCCTCTTTCGCATGGAATTTTTTATCCCAGTACTGCACGATTTTCTTTTTCCCATTTTGAATTAACATATAATGAGCAGGCGGTATTTTAAACACACCTTTAAAGAAAGTTTCATCCATTGACGAATATTGGAAAGTTAAATATGGACGAAGGGCATTTTTATTTAATTCTTTAATAAAGGATGGGTGGGGTAAGAAGGATTTAATTTCCGAACCGAAAATAAAGGTTCCATCTGTTGTATTCTCTGAGTAATACAACGGCTTAATACCAAAGCCATCACGGGCAATAAATTGTAAATCATTCTTTTTATCCCATATGCAGAATGCAAACATACCTCGTAATTGTTTAACAAACTCTACACCATATTCTACATAACCATAAATTATAACTTCACTATCAGATTGTGTTTTAAATATATGTCCCTTAGCAATTAAATCTTCACGTAGCGCTTGGAAGTTGAAGATTTCTCCATTAAATACAAGCACAATGTTACCATCTGCACTGTACAATGGTTGATTCGCCACATCTGACAAGTCGATAATACTTAATCGTCGGAATCCCAACGTTACTTTATCGTCACTGTGAATACCACCGCTATCTGGTCCACGGTGAATAATTGTATTCATCATATTTTCAATCGTTTGATGATGATCGATTACATTTGTTCCATTAATATAGCCTATAAATCCGCACATTCTATTTTTCACCTCATAATTTAGTGCATAACCTTTTCCATAATAGCACGAATAGACGATCATTTCATGCTGACAACACAGAAAAAAAACTTTGATCAGAAGTCTTTTTTACATAGATAATCGTACTCCGATTCCTTGTATTAACAAAAAACTAACTTTTCATCTGTTTAGATGAGATAAGGAATTATAAAACACTTTCGCATTATTTT
This genomic stretch from Lysinibacillus pakistanensis harbors:
- the asnB gene encoding asparagine synthase (glutamine-hydrolyzing), which encodes MCGFIGYINGTNVIDHHQTIENMMNTIIHRGPDSGGIHSDDKVTLGFRRLSIIDLSDVANQPLYSADGNIVLVFNGEIFNFQALREDLIAKGHIFKTQSDSEVIIYGYVEYGVEFVKQLRGMFAFCIWDKKNDLQFIARDGFGIKPLYYSENTTDGTFIFGSEIKSFLPHPSFIKELNKNALRPYLTFQYSSMDETFFKGVFKIPPAHYMLIQNGKKKIVQYWDKKFHAKEAPIEKYVEDIRSTVRESVEAHQISDVKVGSFLSGGIDSSYITALLRPDKSFSVGFSDYEDMFNETNLAKDLSDTLNIQNERKYISADECFEALPKIQWHMDEPQSNPSSVPLYFLSELASKDVTVVLSGEGADEIFGGYSWYQNSGKMQQYEKIPFGIRKALRGIAEALPKNQYTNFLIKGGQSVEERFIGEAVVWDEEDALNVLKPDYKNGPSVKSITKRIYDEVPGDDDVTKMQYLDLNLWMPGDILLKADKMSMAHSIELRVPFLDKEVMELAKNIPSRYRVNDIDTKYVLRQAAHQELPEEWAKRPKLGFPVPIRHWLREEKYYNMVKEMFTTDFANKFFDTKQLVGYLDEHYEGKANRGRYIWTTYVFLVWYKQFFIDMK
- a CDS encoding putative polysaccharide biosynthesis protein; the encoded protein is MSNLMKGTAILTMGMFLSKVLGLIYIFPFYAIVGEENIALYQYAYIPYSIMLAVAISGAPIAVSKFVSKYNALGDYQSGRKLMKSGILIMLITGLAAFIALFILATPIAGLVIKSDEQAFTVEQIASVIRWVSFALIVVPFMSLWRGFFQGYDKMEPTAVSQLVEQIVRIVVLLGGSFLVVVVFNGKPQTAVSFAVFAAFIGAIGGLMVLYYYWKKYQPEFNLLRSQSVTSTQLPMSNIYKEVITYSIPMVFVGVANPLFQLVDMLTFNGAMTSIGLAEVTDKYLSMINFTTHKVVIIPVMLATGFSMALVPTITKYFTQGEYLSLRHAMDKTYQILIFITLPAVVGISLLANEIYFMLYSESEMGATILAHYAPVAILFALFQVTAALLQGIDFQKWIVFSLLSGIFVKLAINIPLIRWIEADGAILATAIGYGVSIIINMLVLRKALNYKSEMVLRRVMLISLLTLAMVISVLIVHKLLGFVMGPVDGKFSAFVYSVICAGVGVGVYGYLSLRLGLAQKLLGERLTKITNKLGFK